A window of Rhizobium sp. CC-YZS058 genomic DNA:
GGGGCCGATCTCTTCGACGCGCCGATCGCGCCAGCGCAATGGCGACGTCAGTGGTGGATGTGGCGCGCGGCGCGGACCGGACGGTGGTAGAGGGAAATGTCAGTCCGCCCCGACGCCTCCGGGCAAGCTTGCCATGCGAAAAGCCATGCGGGCGGAGCCTGATAGTCAGCGCGTCATCTACGCGGCGACTGGATTGGCACTGTGACGATCAGGCTGGCGGACCCTGCGGCCCGGAACGGGAGTGAAGGATGATTTCCTGGGTGATACTGGCTGCGGCTCTGGTGGCTGCAGCGGCGTTTTTCCAGCGGATGAAGATGCGCACGGAAGCCGAAGCCGCGGCACCTGACGAGGGGCAGGCCATTCTCGACTTCAACCGCGCCTTTCCCGACGAGCCGATCCGCGCCATCCATGCCACGGTCGATGGCTCTGCCTATGTCGTGCGTCTTCATGACGGCAAGGCGGGGATGATGCTGAGCCAGGGCGCGCATTTCATCTGCCACCTGATGGATCCGGGTCGTGTCCAGGCCACACCGGCCAGTGCCGCCGATTCGGTGACCCTGCACTTCCTCGACCATCCGCGCTTCGACGGCACCTATCGCTTCGAGAGCCCGGCCGTCGCCGCCGAAATCGCACTGTGGATCCTGGGCAGCTTCACGCCGTCGTCGTCGCCCTCTACGCCGATCGGGGCAGTCTGACCGGGCCTTCGAGCCAGGCGGCGCAATCGGCCAGGGCGCGCGCTGCTGTAAGCTGCTTCTTGACGATCGCCTTTTCCTTGCCGCGAAACCGCTTGACGCCCTCGGGCTTGGTGATGGCCCCGGGCTCCAGCGGCGGGAACAGTCCGAAATTGACGTTCATCGGCTGGAATGAGGATTTCCCGACTTCGTCCTCGGCGGTCAGATGTCCGCCGGTGATGTGGCCGAGCAGGGCCCCGAAGGCCGTTGTCGCCGGCGGGAGGACGGGGGTTTCGCCGCGATGCTCGGCACTGGCGAACCGACCGGCAAGCAGGCCGATGCTCGCACTTTCCACATAGCCTTCGCAGCCGGTGATCTGGCCGGCAAAGCGCAGTGACGGTCGGGATTTCAGACGCAGCGACCCGTCGAGCAGGATCGGCGAGTTGATGTAGGTGTTGCGATGCAGCCCGCCGAGCCGTGCGAATTCCGCCTGTTCGAGACCGGGAATCAGGCGGAATACTTCCGCCTGTGCGCCGTATTTCAACTTCGTCTGGAACCCGACCATGTTGTAAAGCGTGCCGAGCGCATTGTCCTGGCGCAGCTGGACGACGGCATAGGGCTTCACATCCGGGCGGTGCGCATTGGTCAGCCCCATCGGCTTCATCGGGCCGTGGCGCAGGGTTTCGCGGCCTCGCTCCGCCATGACCTCGATCGGCAGGCAGCCATCGAAATAGGGCGTGCCTTCCCATTCCTTGAATCCGGTGCGATCGCCTGCCACCAGCGCGTCGATGAAGGCGTTGTATTGGGCCTCGTCCATCGGGCAGTTGATGTAGTCGCGTCCTGTGCCGCCCGGCCCGACCTTGTCGTAGCGCGACTGGAACCAGCAGATATCCATGTCGATCGTTTCGGTGTGGACGATCGGGGCAATGGCATCGAAGAAGGCCAGCGCATCCGCACCGGTCTCCGCCTGGATGGCGGCGGCGAGGGCCGGCGCGGTCAAGGGACCCGTCGCGACGATCGAAAGACCCCAGTCCTGCGGCGGCAGACCCTGAACCTCTCCGCGTTCCAGGCGGATCAGCGGGTGGCTGGCAATCGCCTTCGTGACTGCGGCGGAGAAGCCCTCCCGGTCCACCGCCAGAGCGCCGCCGGCGGGGACCTGGTTGCGATCGGCGCAGGCCATGATCAGCGATCCCGCCAGCCGCATTTCCGCATGCAGAACGCCGACGGCATTGCTGGTTGCGTCATCCGAGCGGAAGGAGTTGGAGCAGACGAGCTCGGCGAGATGATCGGTCTTGTGCGCTTCCGTTGGCCGCAGGCCGCGCATTTCGTGCAGGATCACGGGAATGCCGGCTTCGGCGATCTGCCAGGCAGCCTCGCTGCCGGCCAGGCCGCCGCCGATGACATGAATGGGGGGGAGGGAAGAAGCGTTTGTCATCGCGCGGATATAGTCGATGGCGGCGGAAGACGCAAAGGCTCACGCATCATGCCCGGAATCAGTCCTTCACGACCTGCGCCTTTCCTGTATATTTGTGATGCCTCATGGAAGGAGTCGGGCCCTGTGCTGGAAGCAACGATGAAGCGGACGCAGGCTTGGCCCTTGCGGTCGGCCAGGATCAAGGTCGGCTGTGCTGTGTTGTCAGTCGTGCTCCTGATGACGACTGCGTCGGTGGTGATGCTGCTGCCGAGCGAATGTCTGGAGGTTCCGGTTCCTTCGATGGGCGGAACCCTATCGCTCAGGCGCTGGTCGGGGCCAGGCGGCGTCGGCATGTTCGATATGCTGGTCCGCGATCAGTTCGGGACGAGCCAGTCTGGGCCGCTGTTCTCGGAAAGCTGGCCGGAGCCGCGCTTCAATCTCTACCGGGTCGATGCGATCACCCTGGCGGTTGTTGCCGGCGGTGGGACTCTGCGTCTGATCCGCCAGGCGGCCGGCGAACCGCCGAGCTTCCTCACGCCAACGAGCGAGGAGCTTCTCCAGTCCTCGTCCTGGCGGTACCTCGGCGCGATGGTGCGTGGCCCGCAAGGCGCGTTCCGCTTCTATTTACCGGACGAGATCGAGGAGTGCATTCCCTTCATGCAGTCCATCCCGCTTCCGGTTCGCCGTGGCGCGCAACAGCCGCGCGGATGCCCGTCCGTCCCCGATACCGCGCTCCCATCGGAAGGTGCATAGCCGCAGACATGGAAAACCCGGCTGCGATGAGCCGGGTTTCCGTTTTCTCGTCTCCGTCCGCCGGGCTGTGCCCGGAGCGTCTCAGCGCTTCGGGACGGGAACGTAGTCGCGCTTCGGTTCGCCGATATAGAGCTGGCGCGGACGGCCGATGCGCTGTTCCGGATCCTCGATCATCTCGTTCCACTGTGCGATCCAGCCGACGGTGCGGGCCAGCGCGAAGAGGACGGTGAACATGGTGGTGGGGAAGCCGAGCGCCTTCAGCGTGATACCCGAATAGAAGTCGATGTTCGGGTACAGCTTCTTCTCGATGAAGTAGCTGTCGGTCAGCGCGATCCGCTCCAGTTCCATCGCAACTTCGAGCAGCGGATCGTCCTTGTGGCCGAGTTCCGCCAGAACTTCGTGCGTGGTCTTCTGCATGATCTTGGCGCGCGGATCGTAGTTCTTGTAGACCCGGTGACCGAAGCCCATCAGGCGGAACGGATCGTTCTTGTCCTTGGCGCGTGCCACATATTCCGGGATGCGATCGACCGTGCCGATTTCGGCGAGCATGTTGAGCGCGGCTTCGTTGGCGCCGCCATGAGCCGGACCCCAGAGGCAGGCGATGCCGGCGGCGATGCAGGCGAAGGGATTGGCGCCCGACGAGCCGGCGAGGCGGACGGTCGAGGTGGAAGCGTTCTGCTCGTGATCGGCATGCAGGATGAAGATGCGGTCCATGGCGCGGGCCAGAACCGGATTGACGACATATTCCTCGCACGGCACGGCAAAGCACATGCGCAGGAAGTTGGACGCGTAATCGAGATCGTTCTTCGGATACACGAAGGGTTGGCCGACATGATACTTGTAGGCCATGGCTGCCAGGGTCGGCATCTTGGCGATCATGCGCAGGCTGGCCACCATCCGCTGGTGCGGATCGGTGATGTCGGTCGAGTCATGGTAGAAGGCCGACAGCGCGCCGACGCAACCGCACATGACGGCCATGGGGTGGGCGTCGCGGCGGAAGCCGGTGAAGAAGCGGCTCATCTGCTCGTGCACCATGGTGTGGTGCGTCACGCGATGGTCGAAATCCTTCTTCTGCGCAGCGGTCGGGAGTTCGCCATAGAGGAGGAGGTAGCAGACCTCGAGGAAGTCGCCCTGCTCGGCCAGCTGCTCGATCGGGTAGCCGCGATGCAGGAGAACGCCTTCATCGCCATCGATATAGGTGATCTTGGATTCGCAGGATGCGGTCGAGGTGAAGCCGGGGTCGTAGGTGAAACAGCCGGTCTGCTTGTAGAGCGTGCCGATATCGACGACATCCGGCCCGATCGAACCGGATCGCACCGGCACGTCGACGGACTTTTCATTGACCGTTACCGTTGCACTTTTATCTGCCATGAGGCGATCCTCCGTTTGCGGCGAGCGGCACAGAACTGTGCCAAAATTGGTACCGTCTATCTTGTGCTACCGTATTTGCCCAAGACTGCCAAGCTGAACGAAAGGCAGATGCTGCAGCGCACAGCGGCAGGGCGAGTATGACGAGCAGACCTTAATTCTTCAGTAAAAGCAAGAACCTGTCCGCTATGCACCGCGACAGCGACGCGAAGCGCGTCGCGATTGCCTAATTACTGGGCAGCCCCGACGAATTGTAGGGTCGTCTAATTTTTGTCACAGTTGCGCCTCGTTCGGCAGGTCGGAGCGGATGGGGCGGGATAAGCCGCAAACAGGGGTGCACGGAAGGCCGCTCGTGAGCACGCTCGGCGAGCGCGCAGCCTTGCGCGAGGGGGAGGAGCCGCGGGCGGAGGCGGTCATTCCACCCCCTTTGTTGCGTGGCGATCCGGCTGCGGCCGCAAGACCTAGAGGTCGGCCCGGCGTGGCCCTTCCCGCCCTCCGGCGGTCGATCCCGCAGTGGATGGCCGAGGAGCGCGCCTTCGGTCATCTCTTTCTCCTCCTGCCGGTGGCGATGGGGCTGGGGGCTCTCCTCTGGTTCCAGATGCCCAGACCCCCTCATTTTGCATTTCTTGCAGTGCTGACATGCATTTTTGCCGTAGCGGCATGTCGCGTTCGCCATGCCGGCGGGCTGGGACCATGCGTGATCGCCCTCGCTTCGGCTGGTCTGTTCGGCATGATGGCGGCGGCGGTCGAGACCGGCCGTGCCGACACGATCCTCCTCGACAGTGCGGTGACGACGACCGTGACGGGGCGCGTCATGTCGCGCGAGGTCGCGGGCGAGGAACGCTTTCGCTACACTGTTCGGATCGATCACACGAGCGCCCCGCATCTGCGCCGTCCGCCAAGGCTCATCAGCCTTCTCGTCCGCGGCGTTGCGGAGCCTGTGGAGGTGGGGCGCCGTGTGCGCGGCCGGCTTCGGCTTGCGCCGCCGTCCGGGCCGGCGCTGCCCGGCCTGAACGACTTTGCCTTCGACGCCTATTTTCGCGGGCAGGGTGCGGTCGGCTACGCCTATGGTCGGCTGGAGGTTCTGCCGGACGAGACGCAGTCGGTCGGTCTTCCCGATCGTACGTTCACTGCGCTCTCACAAGTCCGGGAATTGGTCGGCGCGCGCATTCGCACCACGATCGGCGGGGATGCCGGCGCGGTGGCGGCGGCGCTGGTCACCGGCGAGGAGCGGGCGATCAGCGAGGAGACCGTCGAGGCGCTGCGGCTGTCGGGCCTCGGCCACGTGCTCGCGATCTCCGGCATGAACATGGTGCTGGCGGCCGGGACCTTGCTGATCGGGCTGCGCCTCCTTCTCGCCACGCTGCCGGGCCTTGCGCACCGAGTCGCCATCAAGAAGATCGCCGCCAGCGGCGCCCTCCTGCTTGTCACGCTCTACCTGCTGATGTCGGGCGGCGCCGTTTCGGCCGTCCGGTCCTATGTCATGATCGGGTTGATGCTGATCGCCGTCTTTCTGGATCGACCGTCAATCACGCTGCGGAACATCGCCTTGGCCGCGCTTCTCATCCTTGCGGTTCAGCCCTCCGCAGTGGCAGGACCCGGGTTCCAGATGTCCTTTTCGGCAACGCTGGCGCTTGTCGCGCTCTATGCCCGCTGGCGCGATATCCAGGCGCGGCGGGAGCGCTCCGCCGTGCTGCCTGCCTGGGCGCAGACGGGCCTGACCGCTTTTTCCGGACTTGTCCTGAGCGCCGTCATCGGCGGCATCTCGACCCTCATCTATGCGGCGGCGCATTTCAACCGGCTTCCGGCCTATGGCTTGCTCGGAAACCTGCTGGTCATGCCGCTGATCGGCACGGTCATCATGCCATCGGCGCTGCTCACCATGCTGCTCATGCCGCTCGGTCTCGATTCTCCGGCTTTGTTTCTCTTCGGCTGGAGCGTGGAGGCCATGCTTGCCGCGGCCCGCTTCGTTGCGGGGCTCGGTGGGCAGATCATCACGGGCCAGATCCCTGCGATGGCCTTCCTGCTGATCGCACTCGGCGGCTGTCTTGCCTGCGTCTTCCGCACGCCGCTCGCCGTGTCCGGTCTTCTCTTGATTGCCATCGGTCTCGTCATCGCCGCGCTGACACCGCTGCCCGCTCCGGCCGTCATCATCGCGGAAGATGGTCGGCTCGTGGCGCTGGAGGCGCGAGGGGCGACGGCCAGCAATCGCGCGCGTCCGCCGGCCTTCATCTATGACCAGTGGCAGAGGGCGCTGCGCCTGCCGCCGCATCGGGCGCCGAAGGAGCGTGAGGACCTCACGCTTCCTGACTTCCTGCTGCCGCCGCGTCCGCATCCGGGTGGCCGTCTTCCGCCGCCTGGGGATAAGGACGGGATCAAGCAGAAGCGCGATGCGCTTGCCGGCGCTGCGGAGGAGGGGGTCTTCACCTGCGTGCCGCGACAATGGTGTGCCGCGCGCCTTCGATCGGGCGACCTGCTGATGACCGTCGAGGATGTGCGTCTCGTGGGTTTCGCCTGCGATGTGGCAGCCATCGTGGTCACCGGCTCCAGCCCGCGCTTTCCCGGGTGTCGAAGCGGTGCATTGCTCTTCACCGCCGCAAGTTTGAGGCGCAGCGGCGCCGTCATGCTCTTCCCTGATCCGGGCGCAGCGCGAGGCTATCGCATGGACGCCAGCTTCGGCCCGCTCAACCGCCCCTGGCAGCGGCACAGGACCTATGACTGGCGGCAGGATCGGTTCGAACCCGACGAAGAGAGCGACGCGGCTCCGCAATAAACATGATCTTTTTCCTCCAGTAATCTTGCCAGGGCCGGGCGTGCTGTCCTATGTCGCTTCGTACGCACACCGCCGCCCTTTCATGGCTGCGGGAATGATGGAGATTTGCATGCGCCTGTCCGTCCTCTGCCGCTCGCCGCGTCGCCTTGCTCCTGCTGCCTGCCTTCTGCTGGCCCTGGTTGCAGCTGGTCCAGCCGCGGCCCAGCAGGCGGACGGCAGCGGCAATCCGCCGCCAACTGCCATGGCCCCGAGCGGCCCTGTTCCCGATGAAGCCGCAGCAGCGGGAGATGGTCCTCGGCCGGCTGGGGACGCACAGCCTGGCGCGACCGCTGCCTCCGGCCTGCCGCACGATCTCTCTCCGATCGGAATGTTCCTCGCGGCAGATTACGTCGTGAAGGGCGTGATGGGCGCGCTTGCGCTGGCTTCGGTCGCGACCTGGGCGATCCTGATCGGCAAGACGCTGGAACTTAGTGCGGCCAAGCGGCGCGCGCGCAGGGCCGTCGATCGTCTCGTGGCCGCCGCGGGCCTGGCCGATGCGTCTAGAGGCGAGGATCTGGCGGGACCGGCGGCGGCAATGCTGGCCGCAGCGCGGGAAGAGGTGACGCGGTCCGAGATGGTGATCGACCTCGTTCCGGGGCAGGGCGTGAAGGAACGGGTTGCCTCGCGGCTCGCCCGCATCGAGGCGGCCGCCGGACGGAGGATCGCTGTCGGGACGGGCCTCCTTGCGACGATCGGCTCCATTTCCCCCTTCGTCGGCCTGTTCGGCACCGTCTGGGGCATCATGAACAGCTTCATCGGGATCAGCCGGTCGCAGACCACCAACCTCGCCATCGTGGCGCCAGGGATTGCCGAGGCGCTGCTCGCCACCGCCATCGGCCTCGTCGCCGCCATCCCCGCCGTCGTCATCTACAACATCTTCGCCCGCTCGATCATCGGCTATCGCGCCGTTCTGGCCGATGCTTCATCGGCAGTGGAGCGCCTTTTGAGCCGCGATCTCGATCTGCGTCTGGCGCGCCGCGGCGCGGCACCCGCCGCCGAGGCGGGCCTGGCGAGGAGCCGCTGACATGGCGACGCGTCTCGGCGACAAAGGCGGCGATCTTGAGGAAAACAGCGAGATCAACGTCACCCCCTTCATCGATGTCATGCTGGTGCTGCTGATCATCTTCATGGTCGCCGCGCCCTTGGCGACCGTCGACACCAAGGTCGATCTGCCCCAATCCGCCGCCCAGCCAAGCCCGCGCGACGACAAGCCCGTCTTCGTCACCTTGAAGGCCGATCTCAGCCTGACGCTCGGCAATGACGCGGTCGCACGCGAGGGTTTCGCGAGCGCGCTCGACGCGATGACGAACGGAGCCAAGGAAACGCGTGTTCTTCTGCGGGCCGACAAGAGTGTCGCCTATGAGCAATTGATGGGAATGATGAACCTGATCCAGCAGGCCGGATATACGAAGATCGGTCTGGTCGGCCTGGAAGCCCAACCGATGCGGTGATGCCACAGACTGTCCGCTTGCGCGTCGCCCATGGATTCCCGCTTGAAAGGCGTGTGACGGGCATTTAAGAGCAAGCTTAGGACTTTCCGCATGTGCGAGCGTCTCGGTCGAGACCCCCATGCCGGAGGGCAGCATGTTCCGAAGAGGCAGGGCGATGGATTTTCAGGCAGCGCGGACCAAGATGGTCGACAATCAGATCCGGACGACCGATGTGACGTCGCATTCGGTGCTTTCCGCCTTCCTTTCCGTGCCGCGTGAAGCTTTCGTCCCAGAGCGCAAGAAGGCGCTCGCCTATATCGACACCGACATCGCCCTCTCGGACGCCGAGGGTGGCCGCTACCTGATGGAGCCGTCGCCGCTCGCCAAGCTCCTGCAGTTTGCCGAGATCGCCAAAAGCGACAGCGTACTCGAGATCGGCAGCGGAACGGGCTATGGCGCGGCTCTCCTCGCCCATATCGCGACCCAGGTTGTTGCGCTGGAGAGCGATGACGCGCTTGCCGCCACGGCGAAAGACACGTTGGCGTCGCTGGGGCTCTCCACCGTCACCGTCGTGACCGGCCCGCTCGAGGCCGGCTGCCCGAAGCTGGCGCCCTTCGATGTCATCTTCATCCACGGTGCCGTCGAAACCGTTCCGCCGGGTCTGCTTGACCAATTGAAGGATGGCGGACGCCTGGTGGCCGTGGTCGGCTACGGCAATGCCTCGCGCGCCAAGCTGTTCCTGCGCGAAGGGGCTCGCACGTCGGAGCGTCTTGGCTTCAACACCGCCGTCAAGGCGCTTCCGGGCTTCCGGCTCGCCAAGGAATTTGTATTCTAGTTCGTCGGCGACAGCTGAATTATCGTCTCGGACTCCTTTTGGATCGTTGCGCTGCACGCTGTTCAGGCGCCTGATCAATAGGTTATTAACCATGATACGTGAAAGTGGTGGCTATCATAAGAGCCGGATTCGGCGAGTTCCCCCTGCGTGATGCGCAAGGGACGGATGACCGAAGTCGGACGCAAACTCAGGGCGATCACCCGATGCTTCGCAGCAAGCGATTGATGACAGCAGTGGCCTTTGCCCTTGTATTCCCGGCTCTTGCATCGGCTGAGACTTTGAGCGACGCCCTGGCAAAGGCCTATGCGAACAATCCTGACCTGAACGCGGCCCGTGCCGCGCTGCGCGCCGCAGACGAAGGCGTGCCGATCGCGAAATCCGGATACCGCCCGCAGGTCGGCGCGCAGATCCTGCGCACCACGCAGGTGATCGATTCTGACGGCTCGCCACGAAGGGAGAGCTACAGCACCGGCTCCGCCGGCATCACCATCACGCAGCGAATCTTCGACGGCTTCCAGACCCTCAACAATGTGCGCGCCAACGAATCGATCGTCTTCTCCGGTCGCGCGCAGCTGCGTGCCAACGAGATCTCGATCCTTCTGAGCGCTGCCGAAGCCTATGCCAATATCGCCCGCGACCAGCAGGTTGTGGCCATTCGTCGGCAGAACCTGGCGTTCCTGAAAGAACAGCTGAACGCGGCGGATTCGCGGCTGCAGGCGGGCGAGGGCACGCGCACCGACGTCAGCCAGGCCGAGGCCGAGCTTGCCAGCGCGCAGGCTCTGCTGGTCAATGCCGTGTCGCAGCTCAAGCAGAGCGAGGCGGCCTATGTGCAGATCGTCGGCGATGCGCCGCGCGATGTGAAGCAGCCGGTGCCGGCCAAGATCGGCATGCCGCGCACGCTTGATCTCGCCGTCGCAACCGGGCTGCGGGACAATCCGAGCATCTTCGCCGCCCAGTACAATGTCGATGCGGCAGGCTACCGGGTGAAGCAGGCGGAAGGCACCATGCTGCCCGGCGTGACGATCCAGGGCAATGTCTCGCGCGAGACAAGCGACACCGACCGGCCGAACAGCGTGCAGGGCACGATCACGGCGCGGCTTGAAATTCCGATCTACCAGGGTGGCGCCGAATATGGCCAGATTCGCCAGGCCAAGGAGCGGCTCGGCCAGCAGCGTATCCTCGTCGACTCCGCGCGGGCCGAGGTGCAGCAAACCGTCGTCAGCGCCTATGCCCAGTACGAGGCGGCGGTCGCGGCGATCTCCGCCAACAAGCAGCAGATCCGCGCCGCGACGCAGGCGCTGAACGGCGTGATCGAGGAGCGCAAGGTCGGTCAGCGCACCACGCTCGACGTGCTCGACGCGCAGCAGAGCGTGCTGATCGCCAAGGAAAGCCTTGCTTCGTCGCAGCGCAACGCCGTCGTCGCCAGCTATTCGCTGCTCGCTGCCATGGGCGCGCTGACCGTGACGGGCCAGAACCTTCAGGTCGCCGAATATCGTCCCGAAATCCACTACGAGGCCGTGCAGGACAAATGGTTCGGGCTGCGCACGGTGGATGGACGCTGACGCTGCCTGGCAGGCAGAAAGTCGAGCGCCGACCAGGGCTTGCTCGCAGCCCGAAGGCGGCGAGGTGACGGCGTTAAGAAAACTGTGCATCATCGCCTCTGGTTGATTCGGTCGGTTCCGAAAGCGTGCAAATGCGCCTAGGCTCGGCCAATCAGAGTAGACGCCCGCTGGCGGCGGTGCGGCAGAAGCGAGGACAATCATGGCCCAGTCGAACCTAGCGCGTGAACCGTCGATGGACGAGATTCTCGCCTCCATCCGCCGGATCATCGAAAGCAACGACACGGTGGGCCCTGGCCAGCCTGCCAACGACGCCGGCACCTATCGCAGCGACCGTCCCTATGGCGAAGAAGATCTCGAAGAGATCGAGTTGACCATCGACGAAGAGATGCTGGCGGCCGAATTCGAGGCCGAGCAGGTCGCTGCTCTCGGCGTTTCCACCCATTCCGGCGAGCCGGACGCCGCACCTCAGTTCCTGTCGCAGCCGGACCGGTCGGCCGAGCCCGCGCCGCGCGTGAGTGCGCAGACGCCGATCGTTCCGCCGCCGCTTTCGCTTGCCGATGTGGCCGCTCGCGTTCGCGCAGCATCCGACCGTCAGATGGGTCGCCCCGAACCGGTTGCCGCAGCGCGGTCCGAGCCGCCGGCGATCCTGCGCGATGCGGTCCAGCCGGCTCAATCGGCTCCAGTGGCGCCCGTGCCGAAGGCCATTCGTGCGGAGGAGCTCTCCAAGCAAGAGCCGGTCGTCGCCCCCGTCGCGGATGCCGTCCGCGAAGAGAAGCCTCTGGAGCCGGTCGCGATCGTCGAGAGCGCCCCCGCCAGCGACACGCCGACCCCAGTTGCGGCCGATCACGCCGCCTCGCCGACGCGCGCCGGCGAGCGGCCGATGCCTGCGATCGTCTCGGCCGCGGTCAGCGAGC
This region includes:
- the trmFO gene encoding methylenetetrahydrofolate--tRNA-(uracil(54)-C(5))-methyltransferase (FADH(2)-oxidizing) TrmFO translates to MTNASSLPPIHVIGGGLAGSEAAWQIAEAGIPVILHEMRGLRPTEAHKTDHLAELVCSNSFRSDDATSNAVGVLHAEMRLAGSLIMACADRNQVPAGGALAVDREGFSAAVTKAIASHPLIRLERGEVQGLPPQDWGLSIVATGPLTAPALAAAIQAETGADALAFFDAIAPIVHTETIDMDICWFQSRYDKVGPGGTGRDYINCPMDEAQYNAFIDALVAGDRTGFKEWEGTPYFDGCLPIEVMAERGRETLRHGPMKPMGLTNAHRPDVKPYAVVQLRQDNALGTLYNMVGFQTKLKYGAQAEVFRLIPGLEQAEFARLGGLHRNTYINSPILLDGSLRLKSRPSLRFAGQITGCEGYVESASIGLLAGRFASAEHRGETPVLPPATTAFGALLGHITGGHLTAEDEVGKSSFQPMNVNFGLFPPLEPGAITKPEGVKRFRGKEKAIVKKQLTAARALADCAAWLEGPVRLPRSA
- the exbD gene encoding TonB system transport protein ExbD: MATRLGDKGGDLEENSEINVTPFIDVMLVLLIIFMVAAPLATVDTKVDLPQSAAQPSPRDDKPVFVTLKADLSLTLGNDAVAREGFASALDAMTNGAKETRVLLRADKSVAYEQLMGMMNLIQQAGYTKIGLVGLEAQPMR
- the gltA gene encoding citrate synthase; this encodes MADKSATVTVNEKSVDVPVRSGSIGPDVVDIGTLYKQTGCFTYDPGFTSTASCESKITYIDGDEGVLLHRGYPIEQLAEQGDFLEVCYLLLYGELPTAAQKKDFDHRVTHHTMVHEQMSRFFTGFRRDAHPMAVMCGCVGALSAFYHDSTDITDPHQRMVASLRMIAKMPTLAAMAYKYHVGQPFVYPKNDLDYASNFLRMCFAVPCEEYVVNPVLARAMDRIFILHADHEQNASTSTVRLAGSSGANPFACIAAGIACLWGPAHGGANEAALNMLAEIGTVDRIPEYVARAKDKNDPFRLMGFGHRVYKNYDPRAKIMQKTTHEVLAELGHKDDPLLEVAMELERIALTDSYFIEKKLYPNIDFYSGITLKALGFPTTMFTVLFALARTVGWIAQWNEMIEDPEQRIGRPRQLYIGEPKRDYVPVPKR
- the exbB gene encoding tonB-system energizer ExbB, which encodes MRLSVLCRSPRRLAPAACLLLALVAAGPAAAQQADGSGNPPPTAMAPSGPVPDEAAAAGDGPRPAGDAQPGATAASGLPHDLSPIGMFLAADYVVKGVMGALALASVATWAILIGKTLELSAAKRRARRAVDRLVAAAGLADASRGEDLAGPAAAMLAAAREEVTRSEMVIDLVPGQGVKERVASRLARIEAAAGRRIAVGTGLLATIGSISPFVGLFGTVWGIMNSFIGISRSQTTNLAIVAPGIAEALLATAIGLVAAIPAVVIYNIFARSIIGYRAVLADASSAVERLLSRDLDLRLARRGAAPAAEAGLARSR
- a CDS encoding TolC family outer membrane protein — protein: MLRSKRLMTAVAFALVFPALASAETLSDALAKAYANNPDLNAARAALRAADEGVPIAKSGYRPQVGAQILRTTQVIDSDGSPRRESYSTGSAGITITQRIFDGFQTLNNVRANESIVFSGRAQLRANEISILLSAAEAYANIARDQQVVAIRRQNLAFLKEQLNAADSRLQAGEGTRTDVSQAEAELASAQALLVNAVSQLKQSEAAYVQIVGDAPRDVKQPVPAKIGMPRTLDLAVATGLRDNPSIFAAQYNVDAAGYRVKQAEGTMLPGVTIQGNVSRETSDTDRPNSVQGTITARLEIPIYQGGAEYGQIRQAKERLGQQRILVDSARAEVQQTVVSAYAQYEAAVAAISANKQQIRAATQALNGVIEERKVGQRTTLDVLDAQQSVLIAKESLASSQRNAVVASYSLLAAMGALTVTGQNLQVAEYRPEIHYEAVQDKWFGLRTVDGR
- a CDS encoding protein-L-isoaspartate O-methyltransferase, producing the protein MDFQAARTKMVDNQIRTTDVTSHSVLSAFLSVPREAFVPERKKALAYIDTDIALSDAEGGRYLMEPSPLAKLLQFAEIAKSDSVLEIGSGTGYGAALLAHIATQVVALESDDALAATAKDTLASLGLSTVTVVTGPLEAGCPKLAPFDVIFIHGAVETVPPGLLDQLKDGGRLVAVVGYGNASRAKLFLREGARTSERLGFNTAVKALPGFRLAKEFVF
- a CDS encoding DUF2497 domain-containing protein — encoded protein: MAQSNLAREPSMDEILASIRRIIESNDTVGPGQPANDAGTYRSDRPYGEEDLEEIELTIDEEMLAAEFEAEQVAALGVSTHSGEPDAAPQFLSQPDRSAEPAPRVSAQTPIVPPPLSLADVAARVRAASDRQMGRPEPVAAARSEPPAILRDAVQPAQSAPVAPVPKAIRAEELSKQEPVVAPVADAVREEKPLEPVAIVESAPASDTPTPVAADHAASPTRAGERPMPAIVSAAVSEQVSRAFTDLAMAVDQGPRRSFDEIAEDMLRPMLQEWLDDNLPTLVERLVREEIERVARGPRR
- a CDS encoding ComEC/Rec2 family competence protein; the encoded protein is MSTLGERAALREGEEPRAEAVIPPPLLRGDPAAAARPRGRPGVALPALRRSIPQWMAEERAFGHLFLLLPVAMGLGALLWFQMPRPPHFAFLAVLTCIFAVAACRVRHAGGLGPCVIALASAGLFGMMAAAVETGRADTILLDSAVTTTVTGRVMSREVAGEERFRYTVRIDHTSAPHLRRPPRLISLLVRGVAEPVEVGRRVRGRLRLAPPSGPALPGLNDFAFDAYFRGQGAVGYAYGRLEVLPDETQSVGLPDRTFTALSQVRELVGARIRTTIGGDAGAVAAALVTGEERAISEETVEALRLSGLGHVLAISGMNMVLAAGTLLIGLRLLLATLPGLAHRVAIKKIAASGALLLVTLYLLMSGGAVSAVRSYVMIGLMLIAVFLDRPSITLRNIALAALLILAVQPSAVAGPGFQMSFSATLALVALYARWRDIQARRERSAVLPAWAQTGLTAFSGLVLSAVIGGISTLIYAAAHFNRLPAYGLLGNLLVMPLIGTVIMPSALLTMLLMPLGLDSPALFLFGWSVEAMLAAARFVAGLGGQIITGQIPAMAFLLIALGGCLACVFRTPLAVSGLLLIAIGLVIAALTPLPAPAVIIAEDGRLVALEARGATASNRARPPAFIYDQWQRALRLPPHRAPKEREDLTLPDFLLPPRPHPGGRLPPPGDKDGIKQKRDALAGAAEEGVFTCVPRQWCAARLRSGDLLMTVEDVRLVGFACDVAAIVVTGSSPRFPGCRSGALLFTAASLRRSGAVMLFPDPGAARGYRMDASFGPLNRPWQRHRTYDWRQDRFEPDEESDAAPQ